In one window of Canis aureus isolate CA01 chromosome 25, VMU_Caureus_v.1.0, whole genome shotgun sequence DNA:
- the RBP5 gene encoding retinol-binding protein 5, with amino-acid sequence MPPNLTGYYCFVSQKNMEDYLQALNINMALRKIVLLLKPDKEIDHQGNHMIVKTLSTFRNYILEFEVGVEFEEDLRIVDGRKCQTIVTWEEEQLVCVQKGEVPNRGWRHWLEGEKLYLELTARDAVCEQVFRKVK; translated from the exons ATGCCTCCCAACCTCACCGGCTACTACTGCTTTGTCTCACAGAAGAACATGGAGGACTACCTGCAAGCCCTAA ACATCAACATGGCTCTGCGGAAGATAGTGCTGCTGCTCAAGCCAGACAAGGAGATTGACCATCAGGGCAACCACATGATAGTGAAGACCCTCAGCACTTTCCGCAACTACATTCTGGAATTCGAGGTGGGAGTTGAGTTTGAGGAAGATCTAAGGATCGTGGATGGACGAAAATGCCAG ACCATAGtaacctgggaggaggagcagctggTATGTGTGCAGAAAGGGGAGGTCCCTAACCGAGGCTGGAGACACTGGCTGGAGGGAGAGAAATTGTATCTG GAACTGACTGCAAGGGATGCCGTGTGCGAGCAAGTCTTCAGGAAAGTCAAATAG